In one Salvelinus sp. IW2-2015 linkage group LG26, ASM291031v2, whole genome shotgun sequence genomic region, the following are encoded:
- the LOC111952338 gene encoding fatty acyl-CoA reductase 1 isoform X2: MVTIPEYYEGKNVLITGATGFMGKVLLEKLLRSCPGIKAVYVLVRHKAGHTPQARIADMINCKLFDRVRDEQPDFAEKIVAVNSDLTLPELDLSTEDQEKLADCINVVFHCAATIRFNEPLKDAMQLNVLATQKMVALAHRMKHLEVFLHVSTAYANCDRTLIEEVVYPPPVDYKKLIDSLEWMDEKLVSAMTPGLIGKRPNTYTYTKAMAEYLVQQECGNLNVAIIRPSIVGASWKEPFPGWIDNFNGPSGIFIAAGKGILRTMRASNNAVADLVPVDVVINTTLAAAWYSGSQRHTRPKSILVYNCTTGGINPFHWGEVEYCINMTFKTNPLEQAFRRPNVNLRSNPFTNQYWTTVSHTLPALLYDVYLRATGQKPRMMKTITRLHKAMMVLEYFTSHSWVWNTDNVTMLMNQMGTDDKRMFNFDVRQLNWAEYMENYCMGTKKYVLNEAESGLPAARKHLNKLRNIRYTFNTVLVVFIWRVFIARSQMGRNIWYFVVSLCFKFLSYFRASSTMKY; encoded by the exons ATGGTGACCATTCCGGAATACTATGAAGGGAAAAATGTGCTTATCACGGGGGCGACAGGCTTCATGGGAAAGGTCCTGCTGGAGAAGCTGCTGCGGTCTTGCCCTGGAATCAAAGCCGTGTATGTTCTGGTCCGGCACAAAGCAGGGCACACTCCCCAGGCCCGCATCGCTGACATGATCAACTGCAAG CTTTTTGACAGGGTACGAGATGAGCAGCCAGACTTTGCTGAAAAGATAGTGGCTGTTAACAGTGACCTCACCCTGCCAGAGCTGGACCTGAGCACAGAGGACCAGGAAAAGCTTGCTGACTGCATCAACGTAGTCTTCCACTGTGCTGCAACCATCCGATTCAACGAGCCTCTCAA AGATGCTATGCAGCTGAATGTTCTAGCCACCCAGAAGATGGTGGCTCTGGCCCACAGAATGAAGCACTTGGAGGTGTTTCTTCACGTGTCCACAGCCTATGCCAACTGTGACCGGACGCTCATTGAGGAAGTGGTTTATCCACCTCCTGTTGACTACAAGAAGCTCATCGACAGCCTGGA GTGGATGGATGAGAAACTGGTCTCAGCGATGACCCCAGGGCTGATTGGAAAAAGGCCCAACACGTACACTTACACCAAGGCCATGGCTGAGTACCTGGTCCAGCAGGAGTGTGGAAACCTCAACGTGGCCATCATCAGGCCCTCTATAGTAGGGGCCAGTTGGAAAGAGCCCTTCCCA GGCTGGATTGATAATTTCAATGGACCTAGTGGAATATTCATTGCA GCAGGAAAGGGGATCCTGCGCACCATGAGAGCATCCAACAACGCAGTGGCTGACCTGGTGCCTGTGGATGTGGTCATCAATACCACACTGGCTGCCGCCTGGTACTCTGGCTCCCAGAGACACACCAG GCCTAAGAGCATATTGGTGTACAATTGCACGACGGGTGGCATCAACCCGTTCCACTGGGGTGAAGTTG AGTACTGTATAAACATGACCTTCAAGACCAACCCCTTAGAGCAGGCTTTCAGGCGCCCCAATGTTAACCTGCGGTCCAACCCCTTTACCAATCAGTACTGGACCACAGTGAGTCACACTCTGCCCGCCCTGCTGTATGACGTGTATCTCAGGGCCACGGGTCAGAAGCcccg GATGATGAAGACCATCACACGGCTGCACAAGGCCATGATGGTGCTGGAGTACTTCACCAGTCACTCGTGGGTGTGGAACACGGACAACGTCACCATGCTGATGAATCAGATGGGCACTGATGACAAGAGG ATGTTCAACTTTGACGTGCGACAACTCAACTGGGCAGAGTACATGGAGAACTACTGCATGGGGACAAAGAAGTATGTCCTGAACGAGGCTGAGTCAGGCCTGCCAGCCGCACGCAAACACCTCAACAA gtTGAGGAACATCCGCTATACGTTCAACACGGTCCTGGTCGTGTTCATCTGGCGAGTGTTCATCGCGCGGTCCCAGATGGGAAGGAACATCTGGTACTTTGTGGTTAGCCTCTGCTTCAAGTTCCTGTCCTACTTCCGAGCGTCCAGCACCATGAAATACTGA
- the LOC111952338 gene encoding fatty acyl-CoA reductase 1 isoform X1, with amino-acid sequence MQENSASSRFQVEKGWSTPDKMVTIPEYYEGKNVLITGATGFMGKVLLEKLLRSCPGIKAVYVLVRHKAGHTPQARIADMINCKLFDRVRDEQPDFAEKIVAVNSDLTLPELDLSTEDQEKLADCINVVFHCAATIRFNEPLKDAMQLNVLATQKMVALAHRMKHLEVFLHVSTAYANCDRTLIEEVVYPPPVDYKKLIDSLEWMDEKLVSAMTPGLIGKRPNTYTYTKAMAEYLVQQECGNLNVAIIRPSIVGASWKEPFPGWIDNFNGPSGIFIAAGKGILRTMRASNNAVADLVPVDVVINTTLAAAWYSGSQRHTRPKSILVYNCTTGGINPFHWGEVEYCINMTFKTNPLEQAFRRPNVNLRSNPFTNQYWTTVSHTLPALLYDVYLRATGQKPRMMKTITRLHKAMMVLEYFTSHSWVWNTDNVTMLMNQMGTDDKRMFNFDVRQLNWAEYMENYCMGTKKYVLNEAESGLPAARKHLNKLRNIRYTFNTVLVVFIWRVFIARSQMGRNIWYFVVSLCFKFLSYFRASSTMKY; translated from the exons ATGCAAGAAAACTCAGCCTCGTCCAGATTTCAG GTTGAGAAGGGTTGGAGCACACCTGACAAAATGGTGACCATTCCGGAATACTATGAAGGGAAAAATGTGCTTATCACGGGGGCGACAGGCTTCATGGGAAAGGTCCTGCTGGAGAAGCTGCTGCGGTCTTGCCCTGGAATCAAAGCCGTGTATGTTCTGGTCCGGCACAAAGCAGGGCACACTCCCCAGGCCCGCATCGCTGACATGATCAACTGCAAG CTTTTTGACAGGGTACGAGATGAGCAGCCAGACTTTGCTGAAAAGATAGTGGCTGTTAACAGTGACCTCACCCTGCCAGAGCTGGACCTGAGCACAGAGGACCAGGAAAAGCTTGCTGACTGCATCAACGTAGTCTTCCACTGTGCTGCAACCATCCGATTCAACGAGCCTCTCAA AGATGCTATGCAGCTGAATGTTCTAGCCACCCAGAAGATGGTGGCTCTGGCCCACAGAATGAAGCACTTGGAGGTGTTTCTTCACGTGTCCACAGCCTATGCCAACTGTGACCGGACGCTCATTGAGGAAGTGGTTTATCCACCTCCTGTTGACTACAAGAAGCTCATCGACAGCCTGGA GTGGATGGATGAGAAACTGGTCTCAGCGATGACCCCAGGGCTGATTGGAAAAAGGCCCAACACGTACACTTACACCAAGGCCATGGCTGAGTACCTGGTCCAGCAGGAGTGTGGAAACCTCAACGTGGCCATCATCAGGCCCTCTATAGTAGGGGCCAGTTGGAAAGAGCCCTTCCCA GGCTGGATTGATAATTTCAATGGACCTAGTGGAATATTCATTGCA GCAGGAAAGGGGATCCTGCGCACCATGAGAGCATCCAACAACGCAGTGGCTGACCTGGTGCCTGTGGATGTGGTCATCAATACCACACTGGCTGCCGCCTGGTACTCTGGCTCCCAGAGACACACCAG GCCTAAGAGCATATTGGTGTACAATTGCACGACGGGTGGCATCAACCCGTTCCACTGGGGTGAAGTTG AGTACTGTATAAACATGACCTTCAAGACCAACCCCTTAGAGCAGGCTTTCAGGCGCCCCAATGTTAACCTGCGGTCCAACCCCTTTACCAATCAGTACTGGACCACAGTGAGTCACACTCTGCCCGCCCTGCTGTATGACGTGTATCTCAGGGCCACGGGTCAGAAGCcccg GATGATGAAGACCATCACACGGCTGCACAAGGCCATGATGGTGCTGGAGTACTTCACCAGTCACTCGTGGGTGTGGAACACGGACAACGTCACCATGCTGATGAATCAGATGGGCACTGATGACAAGAGG ATGTTCAACTTTGACGTGCGACAACTCAACTGGGCAGAGTACATGGAGAACTACTGCATGGGGACAAAGAAGTATGTCCTGAACGAGGCTGAGTCAGGCCTGCCAGCCGCACGCAAACACCTCAACAA gtTGAGGAACATCCGCTATACGTTCAACACGGTCCTGGTCGTGTTCATCTGGCGAGTGTTCATCGCGCGGTCCCAGATGGGAAGGAACATCTGGTACTTTGTGGTTAGCCTCTGCTTCAAGTTCCTGTCCTACTTCCGAGCGTCCAGCACCATGAAATACTGA